One Ranitomeya imitator isolate aRanImi1 chromosome 1, aRanImi1.pri, whole genome shotgun sequence DNA window includes the following coding sequences:
- the NPY5R gene encoding neuropeptide Y receptor type 5 isoform X1 yields MTLLLGLQGCEMDVDIKDVNNWTVMKEDNSTFETSATNFPSWEDYNSSVDDIRYFLIGLYTFVSLLGFMGNLLILLAIFRKRKQKTIINYLIGNLAFSDILVVLFCSPFTLTCVLLDQWIFGEVMCHVVPFLQCVSVLISTLMLMSIALVRYHMIKHPLSTNLTANHGYFLIATVWTLGFTICSPLPVFHKIINLREAFNLEPLMNSYLCIESWPSDSYRIAFTISLLLVQYILPLSCLTISHTSVCRSISSRLPNKDVKVEENEMINLTLQQPKAKQSEVEICSSRKWSYSFVRKHRKRYSKKTASVVPAILRRHQESNTGDIPETSTTDRSHTLPTSVHTLPSSVYLPGVPICFEMKAEETSELHNINSVSKSLTRIKKRSRRVFCRLTVLILAFAVSWMPLHLFHLVTDFNANLISNRHFKLVYCICHLLGMVSCCLNPILYGFLNDGIKADLMSIIHCFQIS; encoded by the coding sequence GGCTGTGAAATGGATGTGGACATAAAAGACGTTAATAACTGGACTGTTATGAAAGAAGACAACAGCACCTTTGAAACATCAGCTACTAATTTTCCTTCCTGGGAGGATTACAACAGCAGTGTAGACGACATACGATACTTTTTAATTGGGCTATATACATTTGTAAGCTTGCTCGGATTCATGGGAAATCTCTTAATTCTCCTGGCTATTTTCAGAAAACGCAAGCAGAAGACTATAATTAACTATCTTATTGGAAACTTGGCTTTTTCAGATATTTTAGTTGTATTATTCTGCTCACCATTTACTCTGACATGTGTTTTACTTGATCAGTGGATTTTTGGTGAAGTCATGTGTCATGTAGTGCCTTTCCTTCAGTGTGTCTCAGTCTTAATCTCAACTTTGATGCTCATGTCCATTGCCTTGGTGAGGTACCACATGATAAAACATCCTCTTTCAACCAATCTAACTGCCAACCATGGATATTTTCTGATTGCAACTGTATGGACTCTTGGTTTCACCATATGCTCTCCCTTACCTGTTTTTCATAAAATTATTAATCTGAGAGAAGCCTTTAATTTAGAACCTTTAATGAATAGTTATCTGTGCATCGAATCCTGGCCATCTGATTCTTACAGAATTGCATTCACCATTTCTTTACTATTAGTACAGTATATATTGCCTTTGTCTTGCCTAACAATAAGTCATACAAGTGTTTGCCGAAGTATAAGTTCCAGATTACCGAACAAAGATGTGAAAGTCGAAGAAAATGAGATGATAAATTTGACCCTTCAACAACCAAAAGCAAAACAATCGGAGGTAGAAATCTGTAGCAGTCGAAAGTGGAGTTATTCTTTTGTACGGAAACATAGAAAGCGCTACAGCAAAAAAACAGCAAGTGTTGTCCCAGCGATACTAAGACGACACCAAGAGAGCAATACTGGAGACATTCCAGAAACGTCTACCACAGATCGGAGCCACACTTTACCCACTAGTGTCCACACTTTACCTTCGAGTGTCTATTTACCAGGAGTTCCAATATGCTTTGAAATGAAGGCAGAGGAGACTTCTGAACTACACAATATTAACTCTGTATCTAAATCTCTAACTCGGATAAAGAAGAGGTCTAGGCGTGTTTTCTGTAGACTAACCGTATTAATCTTGGCTTTTGCTGTCAGTTGGATGCCGCTTCACCTTTTTCACCTTGTAACTGACTTTAATGCCAATCTAATTTCCAATCGACATTTCAAATTAGTTTATTGCATCTGTCACTTGCTTGGCATGGTCTCCTGTTGTCTAAATCCTATACTCTATGGATTTTTAAATGATGGTATAAAGGCAGATTTGATGTCAATCATCCACTGTTTCCAGATATCGTAG
- the NPY5R gene encoding neuropeptide Y receptor type 5 isoform X2: MDVDIKDVNNWTVMKEDNSTFETSATNFPSWEDYNSSVDDIRYFLIGLYTFVSLLGFMGNLLILLAIFRKRKQKTIINYLIGNLAFSDILVVLFCSPFTLTCVLLDQWIFGEVMCHVVPFLQCVSVLISTLMLMSIALVRYHMIKHPLSTNLTANHGYFLIATVWTLGFTICSPLPVFHKIINLREAFNLEPLMNSYLCIESWPSDSYRIAFTISLLLVQYILPLSCLTISHTSVCRSISSRLPNKDVKVEENEMINLTLQQPKAKQSEVEICSSRKWSYSFVRKHRKRYSKKTASVVPAILRRHQESNTGDIPETSTTDRSHTLPTSVHTLPSSVYLPGVPICFEMKAEETSELHNINSVSKSLTRIKKRSRRVFCRLTVLILAFAVSWMPLHLFHLVTDFNANLISNRHFKLVYCICHLLGMVSCCLNPILYGFLNDGIKADLMSIIHCFQIS; encoded by the coding sequence ATGGATGTGGACATAAAAGACGTTAATAACTGGACTGTTATGAAAGAAGACAACAGCACCTTTGAAACATCAGCTACTAATTTTCCTTCCTGGGAGGATTACAACAGCAGTGTAGACGACATACGATACTTTTTAATTGGGCTATATACATTTGTAAGCTTGCTCGGATTCATGGGAAATCTCTTAATTCTCCTGGCTATTTTCAGAAAACGCAAGCAGAAGACTATAATTAACTATCTTATTGGAAACTTGGCTTTTTCAGATATTTTAGTTGTATTATTCTGCTCACCATTTACTCTGACATGTGTTTTACTTGATCAGTGGATTTTTGGTGAAGTCATGTGTCATGTAGTGCCTTTCCTTCAGTGTGTCTCAGTCTTAATCTCAACTTTGATGCTCATGTCCATTGCCTTGGTGAGGTACCACATGATAAAACATCCTCTTTCAACCAATCTAACTGCCAACCATGGATATTTTCTGATTGCAACTGTATGGACTCTTGGTTTCACCATATGCTCTCCCTTACCTGTTTTTCATAAAATTATTAATCTGAGAGAAGCCTTTAATTTAGAACCTTTAATGAATAGTTATCTGTGCATCGAATCCTGGCCATCTGATTCTTACAGAATTGCATTCACCATTTCTTTACTATTAGTACAGTATATATTGCCTTTGTCTTGCCTAACAATAAGTCATACAAGTGTTTGCCGAAGTATAAGTTCCAGATTACCGAACAAAGATGTGAAAGTCGAAGAAAATGAGATGATAAATTTGACCCTTCAACAACCAAAAGCAAAACAATCGGAGGTAGAAATCTGTAGCAGTCGAAAGTGGAGTTATTCTTTTGTACGGAAACATAGAAAGCGCTACAGCAAAAAAACAGCAAGTGTTGTCCCAGCGATACTAAGACGACACCAAGAGAGCAATACTGGAGACATTCCAGAAACGTCTACCACAGATCGGAGCCACACTTTACCCACTAGTGTCCACACTTTACCTTCGAGTGTCTATTTACCAGGAGTTCCAATATGCTTTGAAATGAAGGCAGAGGAGACTTCTGAACTACACAATATTAACTCTGTATCTAAATCTCTAACTCGGATAAAGAAGAGGTCTAGGCGTGTTTTCTGTAGACTAACCGTATTAATCTTGGCTTTTGCTGTCAGTTGGATGCCGCTTCACCTTTTTCACCTTGTAACTGACTTTAATGCCAATCTAATTTCCAATCGACATTTCAAATTAGTTTATTGCATCTGTCACTTGCTTGGCATGGTCTCCTGTTGTCTAAATCCTATACTCTATGGATTTTTAAATGATGGTATAAAGGCAGATTTGATGTCAATCATCCACTGTTTCCAGATATCGTAG